Proteins encoded in a region of the Halioglobus maricola genome:
- a CDS encoding YihY family inner membrane protein: MEHYQDKMRGAWRRACYLFSRFREDRCSENAAALTYMSLFAMVPLLTVLYTMASAIPTFQGLEEQMQEFLFQHLMPDTSSDVESYLSDFSRQAKNLTGPGIIFLVITAVLMLRNIEKAFNLIWRARENRSAVSSFLLYWAVLSLAPVALGLALGISTYLSSFSHMLDDYDIFGAKAFLLKISPILLSSAAFTLLYIAVPNCRVPFKHTIVGGVVTALAFHGARTVFTDLVVGSSYTFIYGAFAAVPLFLLWIYLSWNIVLMGGILVHSLSAYQNAEQASRPNVLKALDVLYLFWTKQQAGESVREIELLNSSHRVTKGLDSVTWRALRDIFIEHRVITQNDRGNYLLARDLHSLPFWQLKAWVNEEQPLEREDISAHLNWQENAYQLLRGQRTQQQELMHMSLVELYEQ; this comes from the coding sequence ATGGAACATTATCAGGACAAGATGCGCGGAGCGTGGCGGCGAGCATGCTATCTATTCTCGCGCTTTCGCGAGGACCGCTGTTCCGAAAACGCCGCAGCGCTCACCTATATGAGCCTGTTTGCCATGGTACCTTTGCTGACCGTGCTCTACACAATGGCCTCCGCCATTCCCACGTTCCAGGGCCTGGAAGAGCAAATGCAGGAATTCCTGTTTCAGCACCTGATGCCCGATACCAGTTCCGATGTAGAGAGCTATCTCAGCGATTTTTCTCGCCAGGCCAAGAATCTGACAGGCCCCGGCATCATTTTCCTGGTGATCACTGCCGTACTGATGCTGCGCAACATCGAGAAGGCTTTCAACCTGATCTGGCGCGCCCGCGAAAACCGCAGCGCGGTCTCCAGTTTTCTGCTGTACTGGGCCGTACTGAGCCTTGCGCCTGTAGCGCTGGGCCTCGCGCTGGGCATCAGCACCTACCTCTCGTCGTTCTCACACATGCTCGACGACTACGACATCTTCGGCGCCAAAGCGTTTCTGCTGAAAATCTCACCCATTCTGCTCAGCAGCGCAGCGTTTACCCTGCTCTACATTGCTGTGCCCAACTGCCGCGTGCCTTTCAAGCACACGATCGTCGGTGGCGTGGTGACTGCCTTGGCATTTCATGGCGCGCGCACGGTATTCACCGACCTGGTCGTTGGCTCAAGCTACACCTTCATCTACGGTGCCTTCGCCGCGGTGCCCCTGTTCCTGCTCTGGATATATTTGTCCTGGAATATCGTACTGATGGGCGGGATTCTGGTTCACAGCCTTTCGGCTTACCAGAATGCAGAACAGGCCAGCCGTCCCAATGTCCTCAAGGCGTTGGATGTCCTGTACCTGTTCTGGACCAAGCAACAGGCCGGTGAGAGCGTGCGTGAGATCGAACTGCTCAACAGCAGCCATCGCGTCACCAAGGGGCTGGATAGCGTCACCTGGCGCGCCCTGCGTGACATCTTTATTGAACACCGGGTCATCACCCAGAACGACCGCGGTAACTATCTGCTGGCGCGAGACTTGCACAGCCTTCCTTTCTGGCAACTCAAAGCCTGGGTGAATGAAGAACAGCCGCTGGAACGGGAAGATATCAGCGCGCATTTGAACTGGCAGGAAAACGCCTACCAACTGCTGCGCGGCCAGCGTACGCAACAACAAGAACTGATGCATATGAGCCTCGTGGAGCTTTACGAACAGTGA
- the cysK gene encoding cysteine synthase A — protein MSKIFNDNSETIGGTPLVKINNISSGTIYGKLESRNPAMSVKCRIGTAMVAQAEKDGSLKPGMTIVEPTSGNTGIALAFVAAAKGYGCILTMPNSFSLERRMLMKALGAEIRLTDATKGIAAAMQAAEDIIASDPDKYWGPHQFENPANPAIHEATTGPEIWNDTDGAIDILVSGVGTGGTLTGISRYIKNTCGKAITTIAVEPDTSTMITATLAGEEPTHAPHKIQGIGAGFVPPNLDLTMVDGVEQVTSEDAMAMAHRLMQEEGILAGVSCGAAMVVADRLAQRPENAGKTIVAILPDSGERYLTSPLFEGSFSDNETVQATIS, from the coding sequence ATGAGCAAAATTTTCAACGACAATTCGGAGACCATCGGCGGCACTCCCCTGGTCAAGATCAATAACATCAGCTCAGGCACAATCTATGGCAAGCTGGAGAGCCGCAACCCGGCCATGTCGGTGAAGTGCCGAATTGGCACAGCTATGGTCGCCCAGGCCGAGAAAGATGGCAGCCTGAAACCGGGTATGACCATCGTTGAGCCCACCAGCGGCAACACCGGTATCGCCCTCGCCTTTGTCGCTGCTGCCAAGGGCTACGGCTGCATTCTCACCATGCCAAACTCTTTTAGCCTTGAGCGGCGCATGCTGATGAAGGCGCTAGGGGCGGAAATACGCCTGACTGACGCCACCAAGGGCATCGCCGCGGCGATGCAGGCGGCCGAAGATATTATCGCCTCAGACCCAGACAAATACTGGGGGCCGCACCAGTTCGAGAACCCTGCCAATCCCGCTATCCACGAGGCGACTACCGGGCCAGAAATCTGGAATGACACCGACGGCGCGATCGATATCCTGGTATCTGGCGTAGGCACCGGTGGCACGCTCACAGGCATTTCCCGCTACATCAAAAACACCTGCGGCAAAGCCATTACGACCATCGCCGTGGAACCAGACACAAGCACCATGATTACTGCCACCCTGGCGGGGGAAGAACCAACCCACGCGCCCCATAAGATCCAGGGGATCGGTGCCGGATTTGTCCCTCCTAACCTGGATCTGACCATGGTGGATGGCGTCGAACAGGTGACCAGCGAAGATGCCATGGCGATGGCGCACCGGCTGATGCAAGAAGAAGGCATTCTCGCTGGCGTTTCCTGCGGAGCAGCCATGGTTGTCGCGGACCGGCTCGCACAACGGCCAGAAAACGCAGGCAAGACCATCGTGGCAATCTTGCCCGACTCCGGCGAGCGCTACCTGACCTCACCCCTGTTCGAAGGCAGCTTCTCCGACAACGAGACGGTGCAGGCCACAATCAGCTGA
- a CDS encoding TlpA family protein disulfide reductase — MKKLATLLLTALLVACSNGDSSAPEGLNLENYQGRWLVINYWAEWCKPCIEEIPELNVLDASYPQVAVLGVNFDGATGVPLAQQVKKLGIEFPILALDPADTLQVERPVVLPATFILNPDGKLVHSLVGPQTLESLAMATGQVSIPVEEPESTQENSLPR; from the coding sequence GTGAAAAAATTAGCCACCCTACTCCTGACAGCCCTGCTGGTCGCTTGCAGCAACGGAGATTCCTCTGCCCCGGAAGGGCTAAACCTCGAGAACTACCAGGGGCGCTGGCTAGTAATCAACTACTGGGCAGAGTGGTGCAAACCCTGCATCGAAGAGATACCGGAGCTCAACGTACTGGATGCCAGCTATCCTCAGGTCGCGGTCCTGGGCGTCAACTTCGACGGAGCAACCGGCGTGCCGCTGGCGCAACAGGTGAAAAAGCTCGGCATTGAATTCCCGATTCTGGCACTGGACCCGGCCGATACGCTGCAAGTAGAGCGCCCGGTAGTCCTGCCTGCGACCTTCATCCTCAACCCAGACGGCAAACTGGTACATAGCCTGGTGGGGCCACAGACACTGGAATCGTTGGCCATGGCAACCGGGCAGGTGAGCATCCCGGTCGAAGAGCCTGAATCCACGCAGGAGAATAGCCTGCCGCGCTGA
- a CDS encoding right-handed parallel beta-helix repeat-containing protein, producing MTYRKIQAGRLPLAFLTAFSLAVISHTAAADTRYVDGSGGGCGGNSPCTTTVQAAVDAATIPADIRIFPGNYSESLDLGTMNGSSPGTISFQALNAGGSPAVGTVTLSSPDAGAAMGMGTTLVGTLSVYGINFVSPSAAGLLMSVQGNVNLADLVANNTGESGIDIDFIGNGASLTATRLTANNNADRGLNFEIDPEVDGNQHTFTLMDSTANNNSSTGIFIGRDEQVQTTMQVNPTLHSINANGNGGDGIRLRAANGTATLTDITANGNESDGLDLEDASIVVISDSTFQDNDTEAEGDSGIEVDAYSSLSITNVVASGHSSGKGIEIDGWTTSGGDPDEDQILGDVTISEVDVSNNGIGIRIDGNIANGDINIEITNFVGNTTAGLMIYDDADPTMVVNAIGNFWGARSGPTHPTNNPAGTGDAVADATNVIDDSVGTINFAPFSATRVSLSVPVPTVPAPLLLVLIGLLGFAVRRSR from the coding sequence GTGACTTATAGAAAAATACAGGCAGGCCGACTGCCTCTGGCATTTCTCACAGCCTTCTCCCTGGCAGTCATAAGCCATACGGCAGCGGCGGATACTCGCTACGTTGATGGCAGCGGCGGGGGCTGCGGCGGTAACTCTCCCTGCACCACGACAGTTCAAGCCGCTGTGGACGCCGCTACGATTCCGGCGGATATTCGCATTTTCCCGGGCAATTACAGCGAGTCGCTGGATCTGGGCACTATGAATGGAAGCTCTCCTGGGACTATCAGCTTTCAAGCCCTGAACGCGGGTGGCTCTCCGGCTGTTGGCACAGTTACCCTGTCCTCGCCCGACGCAGGCGCCGCAATGGGAATGGGCACGACTCTGGTGGGCACTCTCAGCGTCTATGGTATTAACTTTGTCAGCCCAAGCGCGGCTGGCCTACTCATGTCCGTACAGGGAAATGTCAATCTGGCCGACCTCGTTGCCAACAACACAGGTGAAAGCGGCATAGACATCGACTTTATAGGCAATGGGGCCTCTCTGACAGCGACTCGACTGACCGCGAACAATAACGCGGACCGAGGTCTCAATTTCGAGATCGACCCCGAAGTCGATGGAAACCAGCACACTTTCACGCTGATGGACTCTACTGCCAATAACAATAGCAGTACGGGAATTTTTATCGGTAGGGATGAGCAGGTGCAGACCACCATGCAGGTCAACCCCACCCTGCACAGCATTAACGCAAACGGCAATGGGGGTGACGGCATTCGTTTGCGCGCGGCGAACGGCACCGCAACCCTGACTGATATCACAGCCAATGGAAACGAAAGCGATGGACTTGATCTGGAAGATGCCTCGATCGTTGTAATCAGCGACTCCACCTTTCAGGACAATGACACCGAAGCAGAGGGCGACAGCGGCATTGAAGTGGACGCATACAGCAGCCTGAGCATTACCAACGTGGTTGCCAGTGGGCACAGTTCCGGCAAAGGGATTGAAATTGACGGCTGGACCACGAGTGGAGGCGATCCTGATGAAGATCAAATTCTCGGCGATGTCACCATCTCCGAAGTCGATGTGAGCAACAACGGCATCGGTATTCGCATCGACGGGAACATCGCAAACGGTGATATCAATATTGAAATCACTAACTTTGTCGGCAACACCACAGCGGGCTTGATGATTTACGACGACGCCGATCCCACGATGGTCGTCAACGCCATCGGCAACTTCTGGGGTGCGCGTAGCGGCCCCACTCATCCGACGAATAACCCTGCTGGCACAGGCGATGCGGTCGCCGATGCGACCAATGTGATCGACGACTCCGTTGGCACCATCAACTTTGCCCCCTTCAGCGCTACCCGAGTCAGCCTTAGCGTGCCGGTACCCACCGTGCCCGCCCCTCTCTTACTGGTACTGATCGGACTGCTTGGTTTCGCTGTTAGACGCTCACGCTAA